The Synechocystis sp. PCC 6714 genome includes the window GTTGCAAGCCTTGTATTCATAGATGAGGCTGGTTTTGAGGAGTTTGCCTCTTCAGTGTACGGATGGTCAAAAAGAGGAGAGAGAGTATATGGGGAAAGGCAAGGAAAAAGAGGAAAGAAAGAAAACCTTGTGGCAGGTAGAAGAAAAAACAAAAAAGACCTGATAGCACCGATGCTATTTAGTGGAAGTTTAAATGCCGAAGGTTTTGAAGGATGGCTTGAATTATACCTGATACCTGCATTAACAATTCCATCGGTATTAATTATGGATAATGCGCCTATTCATAGAAAGAGTAGGATTAGAAAAATAGTGGAAGAGGCAGGACATACAGTTTTGTTTTTACCTACCTACTCGCCAGATCTTAATGACATAGAGCATGATTTTAGTGCATTGAAAAGAGCAAGAACATACGCCTCTCCAGGTGTAAGCATAGATGAAATTATCCGTAACTACTGTGTAGCATAATGTCCTATAGTTATTTTAACTAGCTATAAACAATATCCTTCTCGTTCTTACTTCTACTACCTCGCCAAAGACTAGGAAACTCTTTTTCAAGCTCCTTTGCAAATAATTTTTCAAAAAAGTATCCCGTGACGGTAGCAGGTATATCTAATTCCCAAAGTCGAACAGACAGTTCACTTTCGCCAATTGTCGTAGACCAGAGGGTATGCCAACACTTCAACGCTACTCGTCTAATTGTTTCAAAATCTAACGGATGTTGGTTAACTAAATCTTTGGTTTTAGCAAGCCATTCTTCTACACTTAAGTCATGGTAAGGTGATGCCATTTAGTCTATTCCTTGCATTAATTCGCTTAACGGAATTTCTAGAGCTTTTGCTAGGCGCAATATATTCAAGAAAGCGACATTTCTTTCGCCTCTTTCAATGCCACCTATGTAAGTCCTATGAAGACCAGCCAAATCAGCCAAGTCCTCTTGAGAAAGACTTTTAAGCAACCTTAGCTCTCGAATTCTTAATCCAAACTTGATTAGATCATGGTTTTTAGCCATGAGCCTAAATTTGACTCAATTGATGACTGTAAGTCTACAGCTTATAAGTAGCAATTCTTTTCTCCTGTTAATTTTCGCTAAAAATCACTTTATGTCGTATAGTCCTCTGATTAAGTCCCAATCACACAACATTACTTGTCAAAATTCATCCCTGATATGGAGTAGTGATCGCCGTTTTATCCCGACCTTATATTTTATTGGTATCTTGATTCTGAACTGAAGAATCAGCATGCTCACAAATATCCGTATAAGGGCAATATTCACAGGCTTTAACTGATGGCGTTGGCTCAAATTCCTTATTGGCGATCGCCGTTAGTAACTGGTCTGCCTCTTCGGAAATTACTTGTAAATCATCCGTTGAAAAATAGCATAACTGGTTATGGCGAAGATAAGCAATATAAGCCTGGGATTTTTGGGTTGCCTTGGCATAGGCCCACAACTGAAACCGATGCTCCTGGGGGTTTACCTCTTGCTCAGTTTTGATGTCCAAAACAAAATTCTGACCAATTAAATCCGCAAGGCCATTGAAGCGAATTTTACCCAATTTTAATGATAAAAACCGTTCCCATTGTCCTGACTGGACTGCCGAAAAATTAGGATGGTTTCGGAATTGTTCGGCGAGAGTGAAAGCTTCTTTAATCTTGTCGGTGGGTAAGTTTAAATCTGGGGCAGAAATCTTCGTAATGTCCTTAATATTTTGAGCTAAAATGCTATGGGTAAGAATGCCAATTTCCCGCCCAAATTGTCCAGTAGTAATTGTCTCGCCGGGATGACCTTTTATGTACTTATAATCAAACTGCTTGGGACAACGGGCATAATCCGTTAATGCTGTCACAGGTAGCTGTAAACCACCAAATACAGGCTTAATTAATATTTCCGATGGTAGTTCCGGTAGAGGGGGATCTGAAGAATTAAAATGACTTAAATTTTCTGGTTGATAAACAATCTCCTGGGGGCTGAACTCTCCTTGCAAACCTACTTGTAACAGTTGCCATAAATTTAATCCCCGATCGCCTTGGCCAGTAGTGAAAATTAGGCGATCGCCAGCTCGGGTCGCAGCTACATAAAGCAGACGTTTCATTTCTTCAAGATCTTGCGTTTGTTGTCGTTGTGCTAGTAGCAAATACAGGGCTGATTTTTGTTGTTCACCGCTTTCATCTTCCTGCTTAAAAGCCACTCCTAATTGGGGATCAAAACAAACCTGAGCATGATCACTTTGGGATTTGCGACTGAGATCGGGAACAATAACCACCGGCCATTCCAAACCCTTGGCTCCATGAATCGTCATTAAGGTAATGGCATTGCCCGCTTCCAGGGGCAGACGCTTGATTTCAACCTTCTTCTCCACCAGACGTTTAAGGCGACGGGCAACAATAAAGGTTTCATTAGAACCAGCCTCTAGCCGCCGAACCGTATCTAAAAAGCCTTGCCAATCAGCTAAATGACGCTCAGATTTGGGTAAATTGGCGATTACTGCGGTGTAACCCGTTAATCGATCGGCTAATTGCAATAACCGACTAGGGGGATCAATGTGACGATGGTGACGTAATTTTTTTAAAATTTCAACGGTTTGGATGGTTATTTGATCATTCGATTCTTGCAATAATTGCCACCATTTTTGATTATCGGGAGCGGCTTGACGGAGTTCAAGTAATTGACGATCGCTCCAGGCAAAAAAGGGACTTCTTAGCACTGCAACTAGGGCAATATCATCCCGCGCATCGGCTAAAAATCGCAGTAAGGCAATGCCATCCTTAGCTTCACGGGTATCGAGTAAATTACCGCCCCCAGCCTGTAAAACAGGAATTTGTAAATTACCAATCGCCTGTCCATAAAGTTCCAGCGGTTCCCAAGTGCGGGCCAGAATGGCAATATCCCGAGGTTCAATGGGGCGGTGTTCCCGTGTTTTTTTATCCCAAACTAGACGTTTTTCCTGCAACATTTGCTGAACTAAATGGGCAATGTGTTGGGCTTCATATTGGCGCAGTTGCTCAACAGTGGGTTTAGTGGCACTGTCGGGATCGGGGATGATGATAAAACTTTCCACATGGGGGGCAGGATGGGGCGGTTCCAGGCGATCGCCATCAAGATCTTGATGTAAGTCCGCCAAAATTGGCGCAAAAATTTGGTTAATGTTCTCAATCAAAGGAGCATGAGTACGAAAACTCGTACTTAAGGGAATGGTGTTGCTCAGGCGATCGCGCCATTGTTGAAAGACTTGAATATCTGCTCGCCGAAATCCATAAATCGACTGTTTTTCATCCCCCACTAAGGTTAAGGTTTTTCCCTCGGTTAAGGCTTCCAACAGTATGCCTTGGATGGAGTTAGTATCCTGAAATTCATCAATCAAAAATGCTTGCCAACGGTGCTGGTAATAATCGCGAACCTGGGTATCTGCTAAGGCTCTGAGGGC containing:
- a CDS encoding transposase; this encodes MYGWSKRGERVYGERQGKRGKKENLVAGRRKNKKDLIAPMLFSGSLNAEGFEGWLELYLIPALTIPSVLIMDNAPIHRKSRIRKIVEEAGHTVLFLPTYSPDLNDIEHDFSALKRARTYASPGVSIDEIIRNYCVA
- a CDS encoding ScaI family restriction endonuclease yields the protein MASPYHDLSVEEWLAKTKDLVNQHPLDFETIRRVALKCWHTLWSTTIGESELSVRLWELDIPATVTGYFFEKLFAKELEKEFPSLWRGSRSKNEKDIVYS
- a CDS encoding helix-turn-helix domain-containing protein, which codes for MAKNHDLIKFGLRIRELRLLKSLSQEDLADLAGLHRTYIGGIERGERNVAFLNILRLAKALEIPLSELMQGID
- a CDS encoding UvrD-helicase domain-containing protein, whose amino-acid sequence is MALTPQQKQAATSSKSVAITAGAGTGKTYMLAGRYLFHLQTQDLSPLQIVAMTFTDKAAIELRSRIRQTVQQQATDRFDWLAELEAAPICTFHSLAARICREHPEAAGVPADFTPLDEWEGQLWQAEQMAIALDQLPNELYAQIPYSLMKAAMEVFLQDPLSTEEALQRTREDWWPILQKAQENVIETLLNDPFWQESQAIISQNQGKAGDKLEAVRQSALTLIETIEKYQHDVQSEEFQSVFQAWSKFKIGNIGSKKNWADEETLKNVRRTLIDWRDFTKDFPNTELVTVQWGQFDKQIEAILPDLREAFIFVRDVISRAKVHQRLLDFNDLEICALRALADTQVRDYYQHRWQAFLIDEFQDTNSIQGILLEALTEGKTLTLVGDEKQSIYGFRRADIQVFQQWRDRLSNTIPLSTSFRTHAPLIENINQIFAPILADLHQDLDGDRLEPPHPAPHVESFIIIPDPDSATKPTVEQLRQYEAQHIAHLVQQMLQEKRLVWDKKTREHRPIEPRDIAILARTWEPLELYGQAIGNLQIPVLQAGGGNLLDTREAKDGIALLRFLADARDDIALVAVLRSPFFAWSDRQLLELRQAAPDNQKWWQLLQESNDQITIQTVEILKKLRHHRHIDPPSRLLQLADRLTGYTAVIANLPKSERHLADWQGFLDTVRRLEAGSNETFIVARRLKRLVEKKVEIKRLPLEAGNAITLMTIHGAKGLEWPVVIVPDLSRKSQSDHAQVCFDPQLGVAFKQEDESGEQQKSALYLLLAQRQQTQDLEEMKRLLYVAATRAGDRLIFTTGQGDRGLNLWQLLQVGLQGEFSPQEIVYQPENLSHFNSSDPPLPELPSEILIKPVFGGLQLPVTALTDYARCPKQFDYKYIKGHPGETITTGQFGREIGILTHSILAQNIKDITKISAPDLNLPTDKIKEAFTLAEQFRNHPNFSAVQSGQWERFLSLKLGKIRFNGLADLIGQNFVLDIKTEQEVNPQEHRFQLWAYAKATQKSQAYIAYLRHNQLCYFSTDDLQVISEEADQLLTAIANKEFEPTPSVKACEYCPYTDICEHADSSVQNQDTNKI